One Aulosira sp. FACHB-615 DNA segment encodes these proteins:
- a CDS encoding 6-carboxytetrahydropterin synthase: MPKWKVVTEFSFSSAHYIKDYDGPCGRMHGHNYQVRIEATSTQLHSSQFCPHPVMVADFRTLRWAKQDVTKGGLDHCILNEVMPPEYETTAEMIAKYIYDETKKRVPPNVQLKVHVSETPNSWVEYEE; encoded by the coding sequence ATGCCCAAATGGAAAGTAGTAACGGAATTTTCTTTTAGCAGCGCCCACTACATCAAAGATTATGACGGCCCCTGTGGTCGGATGCACGGACATAATTATCAAGTCCGCATCGAAGCCACCTCAACACAGTTGCATTCTTCACAATTCTGTCCTCATCCAGTCATGGTAGCGGATTTTAGAACTTTACGTTGGGCAAAACAAGATGTCACAAAAGGCGGTCTTGACCACTGCATTTTAAATGAAGTTATGCCTCCTGAATATGAGACTACGGCTGAAATGATTGCTAAGTATATTTACGATGAAACTAAGAAGCGAGTACCGCCAAATGTACAATTAAAAGTTCATGTTTCAGAAACACCTAATAGTTGGGTGGAATATGAAGAATAA
- a CDS encoding Uma2 family endonuclease yields MSVAQDLPPATDIIFPPGDIYSDEPPLESDLHLRQIILLLQCLELWWQDRSDFYAAGNLTIYYSQRQLKSEEFRGPDFFVVRGCERRPRKSWVIWQEDGKYPNIIVELLSSSTKATDKGLKKQIYQDTFRTPEYFWFDPNNLEFAGFQLVYAQYQPIEPNSQGWLWSQQLELYLGVQNNQLRYFTAQGELLPTPEELAQQEKQRADEEKQRAEQETQRAEQEKQRAERLAAKLRELNIDPDVL; encoded by the coding sequence ATGTCAGTTGCCCAAGATTTGCCACCAGCCACAGATATAATATTTCCACCAGGAGATATATATAGTGACGAACCACCATTGGAAAGCGATTTACATCTACGCCAAATTATTTTGTTACTACAATGTTTAGAATTGTGGTGGCAAGACCGCAGTGACTTTTATGCGGCTGGAAATCTGACAATATATTATAGTCAACGTCAACTCAAATCAGAAGAATTTCGTGGCCCTGATTTTTTTGTCGTGCGGGGATGCGAAAGAAGACCTCGCAAAAGTTGGGTGATTTGGCAAGAAGACGGTAAGTATCCTAATATCATTGTCGAGTTACTTTCATCCTCCACAAAAGCCACAGATAAAGGCTTAAAAAAACAAATCTACCAAGATACTTTTCGCACACCGGAATATTTTTGGTTTGACCCAAATAATTTAGAATTTGCAGGGTTTCAATTAGTTTATGCTCAATACCAACCAATAGAACCAAATTCTCAAGGTTGGTTATGGAGTCAGCAGTTAGAACTATATTTAGGTGTCCAGAATAATCAATTGCGCTATTTTACAGCACAAGGGGAGTTATTGCCGACACCAGAAGAACTGGCACAGCAAGAAAAACAACGCGCAGATGAAGAAAAACAGCGTGCAGAACAGGAAACGCAACGTGCAGAACAAGAAAAGCAACGCGCAGAACGTCTGGCTGCTAAGTTGCGGGAGTTAAATATTGATCCCGATGTTCTGTAA
- the fdhD gene encoding formate dehydrogenase accessory sulfurtransferase FdhD, whose product MKPPTRSKTKTQVWVVENGKKRLRQDQLTTEEPLEIRLTSPSRTVAITMRTPGADFELAAGFLFSEGVINSKQDIDRMSYCTDESVDGEQRYNIINVQLKPGLNPDLQPLERHFYINSACGVCGKASVEALLLRGYAKITSELTVKSEVIYSLSDQLRSHQGIFSATGGLHAAAVFDAEGKIGNLQEDVGRHNALDKLIGNALLSGDLPFNRHIVMVSGRSSFEILQKSVVAGIPIVCSVSAPSSLAVSVAEEFGITLVGFLRGNRFNVYTGWQRIITA is encoded by the coding sequence ATGAAACCCCCGACAAGAAGCAAAACTAAAACACAAGTTTGGGTAGTCGAAAATGGTAAAAAACGCCTGCGACAAGACCAACTCACCACAGAAGAACCTTTAGAAATTCGGTTGACATCACCATCGCGTACAGTAGCTATCACTATGCGAACTCCAGGCGCAGATTTTGAATTAGCGGCTGGGTTTCTGTTTAGTGAAGGTGTAATTAACAGTAAACAAGATATTGATAGGATGAGTTACTGCACAGATGAATCTGTAGATGGTGAGCAGCGTTATAACATTATTAATGTGCAGTTAAAGCCTGGCTTAAATCCAGACTTACAGCCTTTAGAACGTCACTTTTATATTAATAGTGCCTGTGGAGTTTGTGGTAAAGCGAGTGTTGAGGCTTTACTTTTACGGGGTTACGCAAAAATTACTTCGGAATTAACAGTCAAGTCTGAGGTTATTTACAGCTTATCTGATCAGTTGCGATCGCATCAGGGTATTTTTTCGGCAACTGGAGGGTTACACGCAGCAGCAGTATTTGATGCTGAAGGCAAAATTGGGAACTTACAAGAAGATGTTGGTCGTCACAATGCTTTAGATAAGTTGATTGGTAACGCCTTACTAAGTGGTGATTTACCTTTTAATCGTCATATTGTCATGGTGAGTGGACGTTCTAGTTTTGAGATTTTGCAAAAATCTGTAGTTGCAGGAATTCCAATTGTTTGTTCGGTTTCTGCACCTAGCAGTTTGGCGGTGTCTGTCGCCGAAGAATTTGGTATTACTTTAGTAGGATTTTTACGGGGAAACCGCTTTAATGTTTATACCGGATGGCAGAGAATAATTACAGCGTGA
- a CDS encoding glycosyltransferase family A protein, translating into MNTLGQKPKVSFTVNACIVDTPFINQILRSMMRSLDYPFSERLVALDPGKPSGKYLERQTGQIDELRTKLAQLQTEGIIDRVDEIPWDEELQRSVLKKYFGRDDIDVKDFDGAPIYQYLFALEQCTGDYILHVDSDVLFYRDATRKSWIDEGIEMLQANSSVVIATCEGGPPLAKSFLEKLTGRPAKSKPKKLWNKAGNVSTRYFFLDRQRLEKQVLPLVQKDIKEPLENSLTHTFKVKGFERWSMTAGTWAIHPVEHGENFIKHLDDLIWAVENNVYPFKRTGKRWNMHTDGNDIKPWLNAISQAKSAMF; encoded by the coding sequence ATGAACACGCTTGGTCAAAAGCCGAAAGTTAGCTTTACTGTAAATGCGTGCATTGTTGATACCCCATTCATCAATCAAATACTTCGGAGTATGATGCGTTCTCTAGATTATCCATTCTCCGAAAGACTGGTAGCATTAGATCCTGGTAAGCCATCTGGTAAATATCTAGAACGTCAGACAGGACAAATAGACGAATTAAGAACGAAATTAGCACAACTGCAAACTGAGGGAATTATTGATCGAGTAGATGAAATACCTTGGGATGAAGAACTGCAAAGGTCAGTCTTAAAAAAGTATTTTGGGCGTGATGATATAGATGTTAAAGATTTTGATGGAGCGCCCATTTATCAATATCTTTTTGCCTTAGAACAGTGTACTGGTGATTATATTTTGCATGTTGATTCTGATGTGTTATTTTACCGAGATGCTACTAGAAAATCTTGGATAGATGAAGGAATTGAAATGTTGCAGGCAAATTCATCAGTTGTGATTGCTACTTGCGAAGGCGGCCCGCCACTAGCTAAAAGTTTCCTCGAAAAATTAACTGGTCGTCCGGCAAAGTCTAAACCTAAAAAGTTGTGGAATAAAGCAGGTAACGTTTCTACAAGATATTTTTTCTTAGACCGCCAGCGATTGGAAAAGCAAGTTTTACCACTAGTCCAAAAGGATATCAAAGAACCATTAGAAAATTCACTTACACATACTTTTAAAGTCAAAGGTTTTGAACGTTGGTCAATGACGGCTGGGACTTGGGCAATTCATCCTGTAGAACATGGTGAAAATTTTATTAAACATTTAGATGATTTAATTTGGGCTGTAGAAAACAATGTTTATCCCTTTAAACGTACTGGTAAGCGATGGAATATGCACACGGATGGTAATGATATCAAACCCTGGCTAAATGCAATTTCTCAAGCTAAGTCTGCAATGTTTTAA
- a CDS encoding VOC family protein — MVLRYTEVFVAIATVNLEKLVDFYTQLFSEKPSTLIPNVYAEFQLTSLRLGIFQPKQSHESEFTNSTKSKISLCFEVSNLETAIAHLTNLGYPPPGEISIASHGREIYAYDPEGNRLILHEAKGVNSY; from the coding sequence ATGGTTTTGCGATATACTGAAGTATTCGTGGCGATCGCCACAGTGAATTTAGAAAAATTAGTAGATTTCTATACCCAATTGTTCAGTGAAAAACCGAGTACTTTAATTCCCAATGTTTATGCAGAGTTTCAACTAACAAGTTTACGTTTGGGAATTTTTCAACCGAAACAGAGTCATGAGTCAGAATTTACCAACTCAACTAAAAGTAAAATAAGTTTGTGCTTTGAGGTGAGTAATTTAGAAACTGCGATCGCTCATCTCACAAATTTAGGCTATCCTCCACCCGGCGAAATCTCCATCGCTTCCCACGGACGAGAAATTTATGCTTACGATCCTGAAGGTAATCGCCTAATTCTGCATGAAGCTAAGGGAGTCAATAGTTATTAG
- the ylqF gene encoding ribosome biogenesis GTPase YlqF — MSLTNNYKLNLIQWYPGHIAKAEKNLKEQLKLVDVVLEVRDSRIPLATHHPQIGEWVGSKTRILVLNRLDMITPQLQSLWTNWFKSQGEIPYFTNAQHGQGVTAIAKAAQAAGVELNQRRRDRGMLPRPVRAVVIGFPNVGKSALINRLLGRRVVESAARPGVTRNLRWVRISDQLELLDAPGVIPSRLENQAAALKLAICDDIGQASYDNQLVASAFVDFINEIHITANHLLPESPFKLRYELDSSTYTGESYLEALAEHRYNGDVERAARQLFTDYRKGLLGTIPLELPPKV; from the coding sequence ATGTCTCTCACAAACAACTACAAATTAAACCTGATCCAATGGTATCCGGGTCATATTGCCAAGGCGGAAAAGAATCTCAAAGAACAGCTAAAGCTGGTAGATGTGGTGTTAGAAGTCCGCGATTCGAGGATTCCTTTAGCGACGCACCACCCGCAAATTGGTGAATGGGTGGGAAGCAAAACGCGGATTTTGGTGTTGAACCGCTTAGATATGATTACACCCCAACTGCAATCGCTATGGACAAATTGGTTTAAAAGTCAAGGGGAAATACCTTATTTTACCAATGCTCAACATGGTCAAGGTGTAACGGCTATTGCTAAAGCCGCCCAAGCTGCGGGTGTGGAACTAAATCAACGAAGACGCGATCGCGGTATGTTACCTCGTCCTGTAAGGGCTGTAGTGATTGGTTTTCCTAACGTTGGTAAGTCAGCCTTAATTAACCGCCTTTTGGGACGGCGTGTAGTAGAAAGTGCTGCACGTCCAGGTGTCACACGTAACTTACGCTGGGTACGTATATCTGATCAATTAGAATTACTTGATGCGCCTGGGGTAATTCCTTCCCGTTTAGAAAATCAAGCCGCAGCGTTGAAGTTAGCAATTTGTGATGATATTGGACAAGCATCTTATGATAATCAACTCGTCGCATCAGCATTCGTAGATTTTATAAATGAAATTCATATAACAGCGAATCATTTATTACCAGAGTCACCATTCAAGTTACGCTACGAACTCGACTCATCTACCTACACAGGCGAATCATACCTAGAAGCTTTGGCAGAACATCGCTACAACGGTGATGTTGAACGTGCGGCGAGACAACTTTTCACAGATTATCGCAAGGGTTTATTAGGGACAATTCCTCTAGAATTACCACCAAAAGTATAA
- a CDS encoding Uma2 family endonuclease: protein MTRTLIHWTVEDYHRMIASGLLAGRQVELIDGQILEMPPELPIHRATYRRGVKYLEQLLENQAVIFSAAPITLPNYSEPQPDICVAVPPESRYNERHPEPEDIYWLIEVSNSILAYDLDEKAKLYAKGGIQDYWVLDIVNTQLWVHRNAQNGEYQSIVRVSTGVLTPLALPSIVVEVARLLG, encoded by the coding sequence ATGACCAGAACACTCATCCACTGGACAGTTGAAGACTATCATCGGATGATCGCAAGCGGTTTGCTGGCAGGGCGACAGGTAGAATTAATTGATGGGCAGATTTTAGAAATGCCTCCAGAACTTCCGATTCATCGAGCAACATATCGACGAGGCGTGAAGTATCTAGAACAATTGCTAGAAAATCAAGCCGTCATCTTCTCAGCAGCACCAATTACATTGCCCAATTATAGTGAACCACAACCAGATATTTGCGTCGCAGTTCCCCCAGAATCTCGCTACAATGAACGCCATCCTGAACCAGAGGACATTTATTGGCTAATTGAGGTTTCAAACTCTATACTAGCTTACGATTTAGACGAAAAAGCCAAGCTCTACGCCAAAGGCGGGATTCAAGATTATTGGGTATTGGATATAGTCAATACTCAGTTGTGGGTGCATCGAAATGCACAAAATGGAGAATATCAGTCAATTGTGCGTGTTTCTACAGGTGTGTTAACTCCACTGGCGTTGCCTAGTATAGTGGTTGAAGTTGCTCGTTTGCTGGGCTAG
- a CDS encoding efflux RND transporter permease subunit gives MSFNISAWSIKKPVPTIVLFLILTVVGWLSFISLGIDTNPNIDVPAVSVTVTQPGAGPAELESQVTKKIEDAVAGLGNIDNMISSVSDGKSTTTINFVLGTNSDRATNDVRNAIAQIRQNLPQDINDPVVQRLEFAGGPIIFYAVKSDQRSVEELSNIVDQTISRALLTVKGVAQVKRIGGVDREIRINLDPDRLQSLGITATQVNDQIRAFNINLPGGRAELGGSEQTIRTLGSATSVNLLQTYEILLPSGGSIPLSSLGTVEDKYADVRQTARLDNQPVVAFQVLRSTGSVVVSVEQGVKAAVAELQKTLPPDIKIELIFTRADIIRQSYQSTIDELIQASVLAIIVILLFLRDWRATLITAVALPLSMIPTFAVQQALGYTLNNMTLLALALAVGNLVDDAVVEIENMERHIAMGKSPWEAAFDSSDEVGLAVMASAATIIAVFLPVAFMGGVPGQFFQPFGVTVAVSTIFSTMVARMITPMMGAYLLKDKKHQSSATDAKNRLSQIFYRQIKKPQPKRQFQPYKSLLQTALRHKLTTIAIAMAFFIASLMLVPLIPKGFVDDGDFGISNVAIEVPPGSTLEDVNKVVTQATDIIRQNPVVEKVLATEEINSATLSIQLKPKEERNISQKQFEEQTRPLFQEIPGARISFQNQGPGGGRKALSIVLRSENPEALTQAANDLEQQMRNIPGLVEVSSTASLVKPEILVIPNPQRAADLGVTVQAIARTASLATIGDNDANLAKFNLSDRQIPIRIQIDPTARADINNIRNLQVPSQNGSLVPLVAVADIKFGSGPATISRYDRARQVALEANLQTISLGEAVKAVNQLPAMQNLPPGVVQQPSGSAKIMQEIFGRFGGALALAIMCIYAILVLLYNNFLHPLSIMAALPFCLGGALVSLMVAQKPLGIYALIGIVLLMGIVTKNSILLVDYTIINMQEGQNQRQALIEAGVSRLRPIMMTSLATIAGTLPLALGIGAGSEVRQPMGIAIMGGFTTSTLLTLVVVPVIFSYIDNFQTWILNTLRYGFGKKPPAEDREVRNVRSPNNTSVSEIQN, from the coding sequence ATGTCCTTCAATATCTCGGCTTGGTCAATTAAAAAACCTGTTCCCACCATTGTTTTATTCTTAATTTTGACAGTTGTTGGGTGGTTATCTTTCATTTCCTTGGGAATTGACACCAACCCTAACATTGATGTGCCGGCGGTTTCTGTGACTGTTACCCAACCGGGTGCAGGGCCAGCAGAACTGGAATCGCAGGTGACGAAAAAAATTGAAGATGCTGTCGCTGGGTTGGGCAACATCGATAATATGATTTCTAGTGTCAGTGATGGTAAGTCTACCACCACGATTAATTTTGTTTTAGGAACAAATAGCGATCGCGCTACCAATGATGTCAGAAATGCGATCGCTCAAATCCGCCAAAATCTCCCCCAAGATATTAATGACCCCGTAGTACAACGTTTAGAGTTTGCTGGCGGCCCGATTATCTTTTATGCAGTCAAATCAGATCAGCGTTCTGTTGAAGAATTAAGCAACATCGTAGACCAAACTATTAGCCGCGCCTTGTTAACCGTCAAAGGTGTGGCACAAGTCAAGCGCATTGGTGGCGTTGACCGCGAAATTCGGATTAACCTCGACCCTGACCGCTTACAATCTTTGGGCATTACCGCCACCCAAGTAAACGACCAAATTCGGGCTTTTAACATCAATTTACCCGGTGGACGCGCTGAACTTGGCGGTAGTGAACAAACAATACGCACCCTTGGTAGTGCCACCAGTGTGAATCTGCTGCAAACTTATGAAATTCTGTTGCCTAGTGGTGGTTCTATACCTTTATCCAGCTTGGGTACGGTGGAAGATAAATACGCGGATGTGCGACAAACCGCCCGTTTGGATAATCAACCCGTGGTAGCTTTTCAAGTATTGCGGAGTACTGGCAGCGTGGTAGTGAGTGTAGAACAAGGCGTGAAAGCCGCAGTCGCCGAACTACAAAAAACCCTGCCCCCAGATATCAAAATCGAGTTAATTTTTACCAGAGCCGATATTATTCGCCAATCTTATCAAAGCACCATTGATGAGTTGATTCAAGCCTCAGTGCTGGCAATCATCGTGATTTTACTCTTTTTACGCGACTGGAGAGCGACTTTAATCACTGCCGTTGCTCTACCTTTATCAATGATTCCGACCTTTGCCGTGCAGCAAGCTTTGGGATATACCCTCAATAATATGACTTTGCTGGCATTAGCTTTGGCTGTCGGCAACTTAGTAGATGATGCCGTGGTGGAAATTGAAAATATGGAACGGCATATAGCAATGGGGAAATCACCTTGGGAAGCAGCTTTTGACTCTTCCGACGAAGTGGGTTTAGCTGTGATGGCGAGTGCCGCAACCATTATTGCGGTGTTTCTCCCGGTGGCGTTTATGGGGGGTGTTCCTGGGCAGTTTTTTCAACCCTTTGGTGTGACTGTGGCGGTGTCTACAATTTTTTCCACGATGGTAGCGCGGATGATTACGCCGATGATGGGGGCGTATTTATTAAAGGATAAAAAACATCAATCTAGTGCTACAGATGCTAAGAACAGATTAAGTCAAATCTTCTATCGTCAAATCAAAAAGCCACAACCAAAACGTCAGTTTCAGCCGTATAAATCCTTATTACAAACCGCATTACGCCATAAGTTAACCACAATTGCGATCGCAATGGCGTTTTTCATCGCCAGTTTGATGTTAGTTCCCTTGATTCCCAAAGGTTTTGTCGATGACGGTGACTTTGGCATTTCTAACGTTGCGATTGAAGTTCCTCCCGGTTCCACCTTAGAAGATGTCAATAAAGTAGTGACTCAAGCAACTGACATTATTCGCCAAAACCCCGTGGTGGAAAAGGTGTTAGCCACAGAAGAAATCAACTCAGCTACCTTATCAATTCAGTTAAAGCCCAAAGAAGAACGCAATATTTCCCAAAAACAATTTGAAGAACAAACCCGTCCGTTATTTCAAGAAATTCCAGGGGCAAGAATTAGTTTTCAAAATCAAGGGCCTGGAGGTGGTCGTAAAGCATTATCTATTGTTCTTAGGAGTGAAAATCCTGAAGCTTTAACCCAAGCCGCTAATGATTTAGAACAACAAATGCGGAATATTCCTGGACTAGTAGAAGTTTCTTCGACTGCTAGTTTAGTCAAACCAGAGATTTTAGTCATACCCAACCCGCAACGCGCCGCCGATTTGGGTGTAACAGTGCAAGCGATCGCCCGGACAGCTTCTTTAGCTACCATTGGTGATAATGATGCTAACTTGGCTAAGTTTAACTTGAGCGATCGGCAAATTCCCATCCGCATACAAATTGACCCAACAGCCCGCGCAGACATCAACAATATCAGAAATTTGCAAGTTCCCAGCCAAAACGGGAGTTTAGTTCCGCTAGTCGCTGTGGCTGATATCAAGTTTGGCAGTGGCCCCGCCACCATCAGCCGTTACGACCGCGCCCGTCAAGTCGCACTAGAAGCCAACTTACAAACTATATCTCTGGGAGAAGCAGTCAAAGCCGTAAATCAGCTACCAGCAATGCAAAACTTACCACCTGGAGTTGTTCAACAACCTTCTGGTAGTGCCAAAATTATGCAGGAAATTTTTGGCAGATTTGGTGGTGCATTAGCTTTAGCGATTATGTGCATCTATGCAATTCTGGTGCTGCTATATAACAACTTTCTGCATCCTTTATCGATTATGGCCGCATTGCCATTTTGCTTGGGTGGTGCATTAGTCTCCTTGATGGTCGCCCAAAAACCCCTGGGAATTTACGCCTTAATTGGGATTGTGTTGTTAATGGGAATTGTCACCAAAAACTCGATTTTGTTGGTAGACTACACAATCATCAATATGCAGGAAGGGCAGAACCAACGCCAAGCCTTGATAGAAGCTGGTGTTTCACGTCTGCGTCCAATTATGATGACTTCCTTAGCCACAATTGCAGGTACTCTTCCCCTCGCCTTGGGTATTGGCGCAGGTTCCGAAGTGCGTCAACCAATGGGAATTGCCATTATGGGAGGCTTTACCACCTCTACATTGCTGACGTTGGTAGTAGTGCCAGTCATATTTAGCTATATTGATAACTTCCAAACTTGGATTTTGAATACATTGCGTTACGGTTTCGGTAAAAAACCACCTGCGGAAGACAGAGAAGTGAGGAATGTGCGATCGCCAAACAACACATCTGTCTCGGAAATCCAAAACTAA
- a CDS encoding efflux RND transporter periplasmic adaptor subunit: protein MSDERIPELEREENVEAWQQSARKPTRPWLTPMFMGVGVGIAIALGGMGVLTQLPARQDKAVANKITPQSNPVLTVTVSPVETTRVSRTLNTTGTIAARDLIPVLPQANGLQVKIIPEDIKEGTYVKKGQVLAILDDSMLQAQMSGARAEVESKQADVGSKQAGVVSQQATVASYQAIVRQRKADLAQSKAKLEEAQKNYLRYRKLAMAGAISLQELDTRAYTVKTATEAVRLAEENIRSAQANVISAQATTGSAVANIYKAEADVRSSVAKVVQIQTQLKQTVVRAPISGIVAEKLARVGDVTGIPPQTQVGTVIGGTQKLFSIIRDGRLELQAEVPEIQLPQVEIGAAVQITSDIDNRVQLQGRVREIQPLVNDKRREATVKIDLPLTNLLRPGMFARAAITTNTALAMAVPQKAVQPQADGSAIVYTLSGDDLVQSQKVEVGEPINSELVEIKNGLQLGDRVIVDGAGYLKDGDRVKVTGDR, encoded by the coding sequence TTGAGTGATGAAAGGATTCCAGAACTAGAACGAGAAGAAAATGTCGAAGCATGGCAGCAATCAGCCAGAAAACCGACTCGCCCTTGGCTAACACCAATGTTTATGGGTGTTGGCGTGGGGATAGCGATCGCATTAGGTGGGATGGGTGTGTTAACTCAATTACCAGCGAGGCAAGACAAAGCTGTAGCGAATAAAATCACGCCCCAATCTAACCCAGTCCTGACGGTGACTGTTTCCCCGGTCGAAACCACCCGTGTTTCTCGCACCTTAAATACTACAGGTACGATCGCCGCCCGTGATTTAATTCCAGTTCTGCCCCAAGCCAATGGTTTGCAAGTCAAAATTATTCCTGAAGATATTAAGGAAGGCACTTATGTCAAAAAGGGACAAGTTTTGGCAATTTTAGATGATTCGATGTTGCAAGCCCAAATGAGTGGAGCCAGAGCCGAGGTAGAATCCAAACAAGCTGATGTGGGTTCCAAACAGGCTGGTGTAGTCTCACAGCAAGCTACTGTCGCATCTTATCAAGCGATCGTGCGGCAAAGAAAAGCTGATTTAGCCCAGTCCAAAGCTAAGTTAGAAGAAGCCCAAAAGAATTATCTGCGCTATCGCAAATTGGCAATGGCTGGGGCGATTAGTCTGCAAGAACTGGATACTCGCGCCTACACAGTCAAAACGGCTACCGAGGCGGTGCGACTGGCTGAAGAAAATATTCGCAGCGCCCAAGCCAATGTAATTAGCGCCCAAGCTACTACCGGGAGTGCTGTCGCTAATATTTATAAAGCCGAAGCAGATGTACGCAGTAGTGTGGCTAAAGTTGTACAAATACAAACACAGTTAAAACAAACCGTAGTCCGCGCCCCGATTTCGGGAATTGTGGCGGAAAAACTCGCCAGAGTGGGTGATGTTACAGGTATTCCGCCTCAAACCCAAGTAGGGACGGTGATTGGGGGAACACAAAAACTGTTTTCGATTATTCGGGATGGCAGATTAGAACTGCAAGCCGAAGTTCCCGAAATTCAATTACCACAGGTAGAAATTGGCGCGGCTGTACAAATTACCTCCGATATTGACAATCGCGTGCAGTTGCAAGGGCGAGTCAGAGAAATACAACCTCTAGTAAACGATAAACGCCGAGAAGCAACAGTCAAAATCGACTTACCTTTAACCAACTTACTCCGGCCAGGGATGTTTGCCCGTGCGGCTATTACAACAAATACAGCACTGGCAATGGCAGTACCACAAAAAGCCGTACAACCCCAAGCCGATGGTAGTGCCATTGTATACACCCTCTCCGGTGATGATCTCGTCCAAAGCCAGAAAGTAGAAGTCGGAGAACCAATAAATAGCGAACTCGTAGAAATTAAAAATGGCTTGCAATTAGGCGATCGCGTCATCGTTGATGGTGCAGGTTATCTCAAAGATGGCGATCGCGTCAAGGTGACAGGTGACAGGTGA
- a CDS encoding Npun_R2479 family HD domain-containing metalloprotein, which yields MFNATEILIDAFVKQIREGYSRTYGCLKNDYQDIIAWAGSMALENIANSDALYHNVEHSILVTLVGQEILRGKHIREGGVSSEDWLHFIISLVCHDIGYVKGVCRQDQEAASLYATGKNGRMISLHPGASDASLTPYHVDRAKLFIDERFGGHKLIDAEVIKSNIEWTRFPVPAAEDHHDTISFAGLVRAADLIGQLSDPRYLKKITSLYYEFEETGMNKVLGYETPADLRKNYAKFYWNGVHPYIKDSLRYLSLTQQGKQVMANLYSNVFVVEHEKIQEEQMYIMEQLHA from the coding sequence ATGTTCAACGCCACTGAAATTTTAATAGATGCTTTTGTCAAGCAAATTCGAGAAGGCTACAGTCGTACTTATGGCTGTCTCAAAAACGATTATCAAGACATCATAGCCTGGGCTGGGAGCATGGCGTTGGAAAATATTGCCAATAGCGATGCCCTATATCACAATGTCGAACACTCTATTTTAGTCACCTTGGTAGGGCAAGAAATTTTACGTGGCAAACACATCCGCGAAGGTGGCGTTTCTAGTGAAGATTGGTTGCATTTTATTATCTCCTTAGTTTGCCACGATATTGGTTATGTCAAAGGAGTTTGCCGCCAAGACCAAGAAGCCGCAAGTTTATACGCCACAGGGAAAAACGGCAGAATGATTTCCCTGCATCCTGGTGCTTCTGATGCTAGTTTGACACCTTATCATGTCGATAGAGCCAAACTATTCATTGATGAGCGTTTTGGTGGACACAAGCTCATAGATGCTGAAGTGATTAAAAGTAACATTGAATGGACTCGCTTCCCTGTACCCGCAGCCGAAGATCATCATGACACTATTAGCTTTGCTGGCTTAGTACGGGCGGCTGATTTAATTGGACAATTGAGTGACCCCCGTTACTTAAAGAAAATTACCTCGTTATACTACGAGTTTGAAGAAACGGGGATGAATAAAGTTTTAGGCTACGAAACCCCAGCCGATTTACGCAAAAACTACGCCAAATTTTATTGGAATGGCGTACATCCTTATATCAAGGATAGTCTGCGTTACTTATCACTCACCCAACAAGGCAAACAAGTGATGGCAAACCTCTACTCCAATGTGTTTGTCGTCGAACATGAAAAAATTCAAGAAGAACAAATGTACATCATGGAGCAGTTACATGCTTAA
- a CDS encoding transposase DNA-binding-containing protein, translated as MELGDIRRTKRLIKIVENLSTKPEASIPQASGT; from the coding sequence ATAGAATTAGGAGACATCAGAAGAACCAAACGGTTAATCAAAATCGTAGAAAATTTAAGTACTAAACCAGAAGCAAGTATTCCCCAAGCCAGTGGCACATAG